In one Nicotiana sylvestris chromosome 8, ASM39365v2, whole genome shotgun sequence genomic region, the following are encoded:
- the LOC104230943 gene encoding G-type lectin S-receptor-like serine/threonine-protein kinase B120 encodes MANGLINFHWFLVLFIVYYFSLLCSASNKIRQGEILRDGDNIISPKGKFNLGFFSPNGSKQRFLGIWYADVPVISVVWVANRDKPVSDQNGVFTIEKNGNLVVKDGRGDLLWSTNVSVVETTNSTVSLLDTGNLVILNDNNKDLWQSFQHPTDTFLPEMRVYMDGVLRSWTSESDPSPGRYSLGVDPRASPQIVIWDGSNRRWRSGYWDGLSFTGVPDMKALYFNGFKLYNEGNRLHFTYTAANTSNLVRFHISPSGYELQQMWDIDKRQWNMIQSHPLGDCDVYNSCGNFAKCDISKSLRCTCLYGFVPKDWEQWNARNWSGGCVRRTQLECGRNSSVLWSDSGNGDGFLEIKGIKLPDFADTAAAENIDECKSKCLENCSCTAYAFVTGIYCMIWSGDLVDLQQFNEGGNTLYVRLAHSEFGKKSRTIKLVLISILVAVAFVICIAIWLLCKYKAKRRGSIRINEMPIRDPIRSGELPIDLSGPGDLSVEGHQGSGSELKFFSFSSIVAATRNFSNENKLGQGGFGPVYKGKLQSGEEIAVKRLSRKSGQGVEEFKNEIMLIAKLQHRNLVRLLGCCIEGEEKILLYEYMPNRSLDSFLFDPAKQAQLNWRKRFNIIEGIARGLLYLHRDSRLRIIHRDLKASNILLDEEMNPKISDFGMARIFGGNQNEANTNRVVGTYGYMAPEYAMEGLFSGKSDVYSFGVLLLEIICGWRNTSFRADQHSSIIGYAWEKWDEGRPMDLVDRSIWDECQHNEVLRCIHLALLCVQDMAVHRPNMSSVVLMLETDNIRLPLPRQPTYTSMRKYEDADIWNEKQDFSSNDVTISVIVGR; translated from the exons ATGGCCAATGGTCTGATTAATTTCCATTggtttcttgttttgttcattgTTTATTATTTCTCTTTACTATGTTCTGCATCCAATAAAATTAGACAAGGAGAGATTCTAAGAGATGGTGATAACATAATTTCTCCAAAAGGGAAATTTAACTTAGGATTCTTTAGTCCAAATGGTTCTAAACAAAGGTTTCTTGGTATATGGTACGCTGATGTTCCAGTTATATCAGTTGTTTGGGTTGCAAACAGAGACAAACCAGTTTCTGATCAAAATGGTGTATTTACAATTGAGAAAAATGGGAATTTGGTCGTTAAAGATGGACGTGGCGATTTACTATGGTCGACGAATGTTTCTGTTGTTGAGACTACAAATTCTACAGTGTCCCTTTTGGATACTGGCAATCTTGTTATTTTGAACGATAATAATAAGGACTTGTGGCAGAGTTTTCAGCATCCTACAGATACATTTTTGCCAGAAATGAGAGTTTATATGGATGGAGTTTTGAGGTCTTGGACAAGTGAAAGTGACCCTTCACCTGGAAG GTACTCCTTGGGTGTTGATCCTCGCGCATCACCACAGATTGTGATATGGGATGGATCAAATAGACGTTGGCGAAGTGGATATTGGGATGGACTCTCATTCACAGGTGTACCAGATATGAAGGCTTTGTATTTTAATGGTTTCAAGCTTTACAATGAGGGGAATAGGCTACACTTCACTTACACTGCGGCAAACACTTCTAATTTGGTGAGGTTTCATATTAGTCCTAGTGGATATGAGCTGCAGCAAATGTGGGATATAGATAAGAGGCAATGGAACATGATACAATCTCATCCATTGGGCGATTGCGACGTATATAACTCATGTGGGAATTTCGCAAAATGTGATATCTCAAAGTCACTAAGATGTACTTGTCTATATGGATTTGTTCCAAAAGATTGGGAGCAGTGGAATGCGAGGAACTGGTCAGGAGGGTGCGTTAGGAGGACGCAATTGGAATGTGGGAGAAATAGCAGTGTCTTGTGGAGTGATAGTGGAAATGGGGACGGAttcctggagatcaagggaatcaAGTTGCCAGATTTCGCGGATACAGCAGCTGCAGAAAACATCGACGAGTGTAAAAGCAAGTGCCTGGAAAATTGTTCATGTACTGCTTATGCTTTTGTTACTGGAATTTACTGCATGATTTGGAGTGGAGATTTAGTTGATCTACAGCAGTTCAACGAAGGCGGGAACACTCTCTATGTTCGCCTCGCTCATTCTGAATTTG GTAAAAAGAGCAGGACAATCAAACTTGTGCTAATATCCATACTGGTAGCTGTAGCTTTTGTTATTTGTATAGCGATTTGGCTACTATGCAAGTACAAAGCCAAAAGACGag GGTCTATCAGGATCAATGAAATGCCCATACGCGATCCAATTAGGAGCGGAGAACTCCCTATAGACTTATCAGGACCAGGAGACCTGAGTGTTGAAGGGCATCAAGGAAGTGGTTCAGAACTAAAATTCTTCAGTTTCAGCAGTATAGTAGCAGCTACGCGCAACTTTTCTAATGAAAACAAGCTCGGACAAGGGGGATTTGGCCCCGTCTACAAG GGAAAGCTACAAAGTGGCGAAGAAATTGCAGTGAAGAGGCTTTCCAGAAAGTCAGGACAAGGTGTGGAGgaattcaagaatgagattatGCTAATTGCAAAGTTACAACATAGAAATCTTGTTAGACTTTTGGGCTGCTGCATTGAGGGAGAAGAAAAGATTCTGCTATATGAGTACATGCCCAACAGAAGTTTAGATTCATTTCTATTTG ATCCTGCTAAGCAAGCCCAATTAAACTGGAGGAAGCGCTTCAACATTATTGAAGGGATTGCACGGGGACTACTATATCTCCATAGAGATTCGCGACTCAGAATAATCCATAGGGATTTAAAGGCTAGTAACATTTTGCTGGATGAAGAGATGAACCCGAAAATTTCAGACTTTGGTATGGCCAGGATATTCGGAGGAAACCAGAATGAAGCCAATACAAACAGGGTAGTCGGCACATA CGGATATATGGCTCCTGAATATGCAATGGAAGGCTTGTTCTCTGGAAAATCAGATGTTTACAGCTTTGGCGTATTATTGCTGGAGATCATCTGTGGCTGGAGGAACACAAGCTTTCGTGCAGATCAGCACTCAAGCATTATTGGTTAT GCATGGGAGAAGTGGGACGAAGGTAGACCGATGGATCTAGTGGATCGTTCTATTTGGGACGAGTGTCAACATAATGAAGTATTGAGATGCATACACTTAGCACTACTTTGTGTGCAAGACATGGCAGTTCACAGACCGAATATGTCTTCTGTCGTGTTAATGTTGGAGACAGACAATATAAGGTTGCCCTTGCCTAGGCAACCTACTTATACCTCAATGAGAAAATATGAAGATGCAGATATATGGAATGAGAAACAGGATTTTTCCTCAAACGATGTCACAATTAGTGTTATAGTCGGTAGATGA
- the LOC138874756 gene encoding uncharacterized protein: MIVSLSARNKIAFIDGSCPKPATTSPDYKQWDRCNNMVISWLTSSLSPDIAENVQYSETAESIWKQLNNRYGSVNGTKVFELKRELASTYQGSLDIASYFTKLTRIWDELGIMCSSHANSCNCAAKESPQNEKEEDKFHQFLMGLNEVYVGVRSNLLMMQPLPSLDNVYNILLQDEKQ, translated from the coding sequence ATGATAGTGTCATTATCTGCTAGGAACAAAATAGCATTTATAGATGGTTCATGCCCTAAACCTGCTACAACTTCCCCTGATTATAAACAATGGGACCGTTGTAATAATATGGTGATATCTTGGTTAACAAGTTCATTATCACCGGATATAGCTGAAAATGTTCAATACTCTGAGACAGCCGAAAGTATATGGAAACAATTAAATAATAGGTATGGTAGTGTAAATGGGACTAAAGTTTTTGAATTAAAAAGGGAACTTGCCTCTACCTATCAGGGATCCCTTGATATTGCTTCATATTTTACAAAACTTACGAGAATCTGGGATGAATTGGGAATAATGTGCAGTAGTCATGCAAATTCTTGCAATTGTGCTGCTAAAGAGAGTCCCCAAAATGAGAAAGAGGAGGATAAGTTCCATCAGTTTCTCATGGGATTGAATGAGGTTTATGTTGGTGTGAGAAGCAATCTGTTGATGATGCAACCTCTGCCATCCCTCGATAATGTCTATAACATTCTTCTTCAAGATGAAAAGCAATGA